One window of the Runella slithyformis DSM 19594 genome contains the following:
- a CDS encoding Gfo/Idh/MocA family protein yields the protein MSQKINIAIVGLGFGAEFIPIYQRHPHANMYAICQRNVEKLNAIGDAFNIDVRYSDYDELLKDPNIDAVHINSPIPNHAEQTLKALRAGKHVACTVPMATSVEDCMEIVKTCKETGKKYMMMETVVYAREFLFVKELYEKGELGKVQFLKASHQQDMDGWPDYWPGLPPMHYATHCVGPVAGLLRLEAEYVSCFGSGTIREELAKIHNSPFAVESAHIKFKDSDLSAYVYRSLFDVARQYRESFEVYGSKKSFEWPLIEGEEAVIHTAKKEEHEIPERVVTPDYAHLLPEEIQAFTTRGVYDVEENTHLSFTQGAGHGGSHPHLAHEFLMALVEDRDPFPNAAQSANWTSVGILAHESAMQGGKIMYLPDFNA from the coding sequence ATGTCTCAAAAAATCAACATTGCCATTGTAGGGCTCGGGTTCGGAGCCGAATTTATTCCCATCTATCAGCGTCATCCCCACGCAAATATGTACGCTATTTGTCAGCGGAACGTCGAAAAACTCAACGCCATCGGCGATGCGTTCAACATTGACGTGCGTTATTCTGACTATGACGAATTATTAAAAGATCCCAACATTGACGCCGTTCACATCAATTCTCCCATCCCGAACCACGCCGAACAAACCTTGAAGGCACTGCGTGCGGGCAAACACGTGGCCTGTACCGTCCCCATGGCTACCTCGGTAGAAGATTGTATGGAAATCGTGAAAACCTGCAAAGAAACGGGCAAAAAATACATGATGATGGAAACCGTGGTGTACGCCCGTGAGTTTCTGTTTGTAAAAGAATTGTACGAAAAAGGCGAACTCGGCAAGGTACAGTTCCTGAAGGCATCGCACCAGCAGGACATGGACGGCTGGCCTGATTATTGGCCCGGCTTGCCTCCCATGCACTACGCTACGCACTGCGTAGGTCCGGTAGCCGGTCTGTTGCGGTTGGAAGCGGAATACGTTTCGTGCTTTGGCTCCGGAACCATTCGCGAAGAACTGGCCAAGATCCACAATTCGCCTTTTGCGGTCGAATCAGCCCATATCAAATTTAAAGACAGTGACTTGAGCGCGTATGTATATCGCTCGCTGTTTGACGTAGCGCGTCAGTACCGCGAAAGCTTTGAAGTATACGGATCTAAAAAATCTTTTGAATGGCCGCTCATCGAAGGCGAAGAAGCGGTGATTCACACTGCCAAAAAAGAAGAACACGAAATTCCGGAACGCGTCGTTACGCCCGATTATGCGCACCTGTTGCCCGAAGAAATTCAGGCATTTACCACCCGCGGTGTGTATGACGTCGAAGAAAACACCCACCTGTCGTTTACGCAGGGTGCCGGACACGGCGGCTCGCATCCGCACTTAGCGCACGAGTTTTTGATGGCTTTGGTCGAAGACCGCGATCCCTTCCCGAATGCCGCACAGTCGGCCAACTGGACGTCGGTCGGTATTTTGGCGCACGAATCAGCCATGCAGGGCGGTAAGATCATGTATTTGCCCGACTTTAATGCGTAA
- a CDS encoding sugar phosphate isomerase/epimerase family protein, which produces MNLLLWGTQIDESLFPTLELIQEIGFEGVEVPIFNNNPDAWHNWRKKLDELGLHRECDTFCGPTENLISPDASIRANALTNLKRIVDCGAVLGATKLMGPYHSAISVFTGRPAAADEWNWGVEGIHQLAEYAQSQGITLGLEYLNRFELYLTSCGDELIRFVDDVAHPNCKIMFDTFHANIEEKNIGDCIRKMGDRISFIQLSENDRSTPGKGNVDWEGTFQAIKDIHYDGWLSIEAFSPKLPAANIWRKMFDSEEQLMRDGLAFIRNSCHRIGI; this is translated from the coding sequence ATGAATCTGCTCCTGTGGGGCACCCAAATCGACGAAAGCCTTTTTCCCACCCTTGAGCTGATTCAGGAGATCGGATTTGAAGGTGTGGAAGTCCCTATTTTCAATAATAATCCCGATGCCTGGCACAATTGGCGCAAAAAACTTGACGAACTGGGGCTGCACCGCGAATGTGATACGTTCTGCGGACCCACCGAAAACCTTATCAGCCCTGATGCTTCCATTCGGGCCAATGCACTCACCAATCTCAAACGCATCGTAGACTGCGGCGCCGTATTGGGGGCGACCAAGCTTATGGGACCGTATCATTCGGCCATCAGTGTTTTTACCGGCCGACCCGCTGCCGCCGACGAATGGAATTGGGGAGTTGAAGGCATTCACCAATTGGCAGAATATGCTCAAAGTCAAGGCATTACCCTTGGCCTGGAATACTTAAACCGCTTTGAGTTATATTTGACAAGTTGCGGTGATGAACTGATTCGTTTTGTGGACGATGTAGCGCACCCCAACTGCAAGATCATGTTTGATACTTTTCACGCCAACATTGAAGAGAAAAACATCGGTGACTGTATTCGGAAAATGGGCGACCGCATTTCGTTCATTCAACTTTCTGAAAACGATCGCAGCACTCCCGGCAAAGGCAATGTCGACTGGGAAGGTACGTTTCAGGCCATCAAAGACATTCATTACGACGGTTGGCTGAGCATTGAAGCCTTCAGTCCTAAACTTCCCGCTGCCAATATCTGGCGTAAGATGTTTGATTCGGAAGAGCAACTGATGCGGGATGGGCTGGCTTTTATTCGTAACTCCTGCCACCGCATAGGCATATAG
- a CDS encoding SRPBCC family protein, with protein MSNKLTLKTSVLIQASVSEVWDALTNPVPVKAYFFGTNLLTDWTVGDPIRFTGVWDGGAYEDKGMVPAFVPERYLSYNYWSSFSGMEDVPEHYVAIAYIVESVEQGTQLTVTQNKRKDEEAWAHSEKSRQILLAEMKKLLGK; from the coding sequence ATGAGCAACAAATTAACCCTGAAAACATCCGTTCTCATTCAGGCGTCCGTTTCTGAGGTTTGGGATGCCCTTACGAATCCTGTCCCGGTAAAAGCGTATTTTTTCGGGACCAACCTCCTGACCGACTGGACGGTAGGCGATCCGATTCGGTTTACGGGCGTGTGGGATGGCGGTGCCTATGAAGATAAGGGAATGGTACCGGCCTTTGTGCCGGAACGGTATCTGTCGTATAATTATTGGAGTTCATTCAGCGGAATGGAAGATGTGCCGGAGCATTATGTTGCTATTGCATACATCGTTGAGTCCGTTGAGCAGGGCACTCAATTGACCGTCACTCAGAATAAGAGGAAAGATGAGGAGGCGTGGGCGCACTCCGAGAAGAGCCGGCAAATATTGTTGGCAGAAATGAAGAAGTTGTTGGGAAAATAA
- a CDS encoding dihydrofolate reductase family protein, with amino-acid sequence MRKIVLGLAVSLDGYIEGPNGEYDWCFTDQDYGLNEFFKRIDSIFVGRKTYEMALAEEGQESWLPKLKEYIFSNTLTEISPKKTLISGDIEAKVREIKNQKGKDIWLFGGAELANTLMNLGLVDEIWLSIHPIILGTGKPLFSSLKERKWLTLTDSKVYESGLVSLKYDCKWG; translated from the coding sequence ATGAGAAAAATTGTTTTGGGGCTGGCCGTAAGCTTAGATGGCTACATTGAGGGCCCAAATGGCGAGTATGACTGGTGTTTTACGGATCAGGATTATGGATTAAATGAATTTTTCAAAAGAATCGACAGCATTTTTGTGGGTCGGAAAACCTACGAAATGGCGCTGGCAGAAGAAGGGCAGGAGAGTTGGCTTCCTAAATTAAAAGAGTATATCTTTTCAAACACATTGACCGAGATTAGCCCTAAAAAAACGCTTATCAGCGGAGATATCGAAGCGAAAGTACGGGAAATTAAGAACCAAAAGGGTAAAGATATCTGGCTTTTTGGCGGTGCGGAGCTTGCCAATACGTTGATGAATCTGGGATTGGTAGACGAAATCTGGTTGTCCATTCATCCGATTATTCTGGGCACGGGCAAACCTCTTTTCAGTAGTTTAAAAGAACGCAAGTGGCTGACCCTAACCGATTCAAAAGTATACGAAAGCGGATTGGTATCTCTAAAATACGACTGTAAATGGGGGTGA
- a CDS encoding YdeI/OmpD-associated family protein, with product MVSFKALLQKFDKKGEKTGWTYVEIPADIANELNPNVRTSYRVKGTLDAFAIKLVALIPMGEGGFIIPVNAGMRRGIRQKEGATVEVVLEIDTDPLPQSDDLLACLEDEPKALAYFNKLPVSHQNYYSKWIESAKTIETKTKRISMTIKGMTMGLDYGQTLRYFRDLEK from the coding sequence ATGGTTTCTTTTAAAGCACTGCTGCAAAAATTTGATAAAAAAGGCGAAAAAACGGGTTGGACCTATGTTGAGATTCCCGCCGATATTGCCAATGAACTTAATCCCAACGTCCGCACTTCTTACCGTGTCAAAGGCACGCTGGATGCTTTTGCCATTAAGTTAGTGGCGCTGATCCCCATGGGCGAAGGCGGTTTTATCATTCCGGTCAATGCCGGGATGCGACGGGGGATTCGTCAAAAAGAAGGGGCAACCGTTGAAGTCGTCCTTGAAATAGATACTGATCCGCTGCCGCAGTCAGACGATCTGCTGGCGTGCCTGGAAGATGAGCCCAAAGCGTTGGCGTACTTTAACAAACTGCCCGTCAGCCACCAAAATTATTACAGTAAGTGGATTGAGTCAGCCAAAACGATAGAAACCAAAACCAAGCGCATTTCGATGACCATAAAAGGAATGACGATGGGGTTGGATTATGGCCAAACCCTGCGGTATTTTCGCGATTTGGAGAAGTAA
- a CDS encoding MmcQ/YjbR family DNA-binding protein: MIDVEQAYTILSGVPTAVEVPHFDKPAYKIRGKIFATFNIENKWVTIKLTPEQQTIWCEDPSFYPVPNKWGQYGWTHVDLNRVKKAAFIGAIETACHNIINKEPNRKRK; encoded by the coding sequence ATGATCGATGTAGAGCAGGCGTATACCATTTTGTCCGGGGTACCCACAGCGGTGGAAGTGCCTCATTTTGACAAACCGGCGTATAAGATCCGCGGAAAGATTTTTGCGACGTTTAATATCGAAAACAAATGGGTCACGATAAAGTTAACTCCCGAACAACAAACCATTTGGTGCGAAGACCCTTCGTTTTATCCCGTGCCCAATAAGTGGGGTCAATACGGCTGGACCCACGTGGATCTTAACCGCGTCAAAAAAGCGGCTTTTATAGGGGCTATTGAAACCGCGTGCCACAACATCATTAATAAAGAACCGAACCGAAAGAGAAAATAA
- a CDS encoding acyltransferase family protein — protein sequence MQNRLLSLDVFRGMTVAAMILVNNPGDWDHVYAPLLHAHWNGCTPTDLIFPFFLFIVGVSVAFAMGKNPPSLLKIIKRSAILFGLGLFLNLYPKFDFANVRIPGVLQRIALVYLVCSLIFIKTTRKTQVITTVLLLIAYWLLMTLVPVPGVGYANLEPTTNLGAWVDRGLLTTAHLWKSAKVWDPEGMFSTIPAIGTGLLGVLTGQWLRSEKPVAEKMAWLFLSGNALILGGLIWNEFFPINKSLWTSSFVLYAGGWAMVGLAACYWLIDVQGYRRYTAPLVAFGVNAITVFFLSGIIPRTLPLIKINTPEGPVSSQLWMQKNLIGVWFSNPYNASLAGALTFITIWFVILYVMYKKGVIIKV from the coding sequence ATGCAAAACCGCCTGCTTTCCTTGGACGTATTTCGCGGTATGACCGTCGCGGCCATGATCCTGGTCAATAATCCCGGCGATTGGGACCACGTGTATGCGCCCTTACTTCATGCTCACTGGAACGGTTGCACGCCGACCGACCTCATTTTTCCTTTTTTTCTGTTTATCGTGGGCGTATCCGTTGCCTTTGCGATGGGCAAAAATCCACCTTCCCTTCTGAAGATCATTAAGCGCAGCGCCATCCTGTTTGGGTTGGGACTGTTCCTGAACCTGTATCCAAAATTTGATTTTGCCAATGTCCGAATCCCCGGCGTGTTGCAGCGTATCGCCCTTGTGTATTTGGTTTGTTCGCTTATTTTTATAAAAACCACCCGAAAAACGCAGGTTATTACGACGGTCTTGCTGCTTATTGCGTACTGGCTGCTGATGACGCTGGTGCCTGTGCCCGGCGTAGGTTATGCCAATTTAGAGCCCACTACCAACCTTGGCGCGTGGGTAGATCGCGGTCTTTTGACGACCGCCCATTTGTGGAAATCAGCCAAAGTGTGGGACCCGGAAGGTATGTTCAGCACCATTCCTGCAATCGGGACGGGGCTGTTGGGCGTGTTGACCGGGCAGTGGTTACGCAGTGAAAAGCCCGTGGCCGAAAAAATGGCGTGGCTGTTTCTTTCGGGCAATGCACTTATTTTGGGAGGGCTGATTTGGAACGAGTTTTTTCCCATCAATAAATCCCTCTGGACGAGCTCCTTTGTGCTGTATGCCGGCGGGTGGGCTATGGTGGGCTTAGCGGCCTGCTATTGGCTGATCGACGTGCAGGGTTATCGCCGCTATACGGCTCCATTGGTGGCTTTTGGGGTCAATGCCATCACGGTATTTTTCCTGTCGGGCATCATACCGCGTACGTTGCCGCTCATAAAGATCAACACGCCCGAAGGGCCCGTCAGTTCGCAGCTGTGGATGCAGAAAAATCTGATCGGCGTTTGGTTCAGTAATCCTTACAATGCCTCACTGGCGGGGGCGCTCACGTTCATCACGATTTGGTTTGTGATTTTGTACGTGATGTATAAGAAAGGGGTTATTATAAAAGTGTAA
- a CDS encoding PVC-type heme-binding CxxCH protein codes for MKRLLPIVLLAILMWQCATQKPNVGKVSNLADVKPRRLEILFLGDNGHHRPIERVPAIMSALGSKGINFTYSDQLDDLNPTNLAKYDGVLLYANWDTISKPQERALVDYIASGKGFIPVHCASYCFRNSEELVKIMGGQFWRHTWDTIRPIWTNPNHPAIMGVKQFKTLDETYLHSKLQPDNLVLTEREIQPDQYKDKPNTKTEPYTWVRTHGKGRIFYTAYGHDDRTWSQPEFMKMLEKGIRWAVGDQAVKNLEALDPLPFTYREAKLPNYEKRPGPQLQQNAVTPQESMKHIQVPADFTLELFAAEPNVMHPIAMSWDERGRLYVLITKDYPNERKDTGGTDYILICEDTDKDGKADKFTRFAEGLSIPTGMVFANGGLIVSQAPHMLFLKDTNGDDKADEKKILFSGFGTGDTHAGPSNLHYGFDNWIWGCVGYSGFEGKLRDNADSLKFGQAFFRFKPDGSKMEWVTSTSNNTWGFAFNEAGDVFGSTANNSHGWYMAIPHRYFTGNTGMGRDNGSRGTDTHKDMKPITPRVRQVDVFGGFTAAAGHNFYTARAFPKKYWNQIAFVAEPTGHVLHQNQMVKKGTDYEDKEAFNLLAGADEWFSPVFAEVGPDGAVWVADWYSFIIQHNPTPQGFGNGKGNAYDTDLRDFTHGRIYRVGYKQAPAYTPVSLSKDRPAELVATLKNSNMFWRSHAQRMLVERGNKDVVPQLIALVNDPSVDEIGLNPAAIHALWALQGLGALSDESVLKAVTAALKHPSAAVRKNALQVLPPTAATAQALLASNTLNDSEPLVVLNSLLKFTETPLTPEVEEAVLARFESSNEADDRWLPDAFSIILNAHGGKLMKTYLAKRTVGMKAESQSKAPAPMNHDHSAMHGPNASTAQADANHAAHTATKPDLAITNITTNPAQPFVRESAAVTIEITNKGAALPKEQVPVVKVQIEGLGLKINTVSYQLKNGIGAGETIQLVENNNGPWVGRFGFTAEQAGKLRISATIDADNLIPEEDDVKNNSFTKTFDVKRPAKLSDFALERAARSYASSAVSPDSVVALIARANTLDSEARYAILKGIVNGWNPRRKVTTNDANKLLLVSTKETISEDLKSKFSGIVESFGANALVPVDPNLQIVKIKSVKEAMKFDLKEFTVIAGKPVELTFDNPDAMQHNLVIIKPKSTDIVGNAADKMITQKDAAEKNYVPNLPQVIAFTPLVNPDQTYRLTFTAPTEPGNYPYICTFPGHWRIMNGVMKVVKEEVKTTSK; via the coding sequence ATGAAACGTCTCCTACCCATTGTTTTACTTGCGATTTTGATGTGGCAATGCGCTACACAAAAACCAAACGTCGGCAAGGTTTCAAACCTTGCCGACGTTAAACCTCGCCGTTTGGAAATTCTGTTTCTGGGCGACAATGGCCACCACCGCCCCATCGAGCGTGTGCCCGCCATCATGTCTGCTCTGGGAAGCAAAGGCATCAACTTTACGTATTCTGACCAATTGGACGACCTAAACCCTACCAACCTGGCCAAGTACGACGGTGTTTTGCTTTATGCCAACTGGGATACTATCAGCAAACCGCAGGAACGCGCCCTGGTCGATTACATTGCGAGCGGTAAAGGCTTTATTCCCGTTCACTGCGCCTCCTACTGTTTCCGCAATTCGGAGGAATTGGTCAAAATCATGGGCGGTCAATTCTGGCGGCATACCTGGGATACCATCCGCCCCATTTGGACCAACCCCAATCACCCCGCCATCATGGGCGTGAAGCAGTTCAAAACATTGGATGAAACCTACCTCCACAGCAAGCTTCAACCGGATAACCTGGTCCTGACCGAGCGCGAAATTCAACCCGACCAGTACAAAGACAAGCCCAACACCAAAACGGAGCCTTATACGTGGGTACGTACACACGGAAAAGGCCGCATTTTCTACACGGCATACGGTCATGATGACCGTACCTGGAGTCAGCCGGAGTTCATGAAAATGTTGGAAAAGGGAATTCGCTGGGCCGTCGGTGATCAAGCTGTCAAAAACCTGGAGGCGCTTGATCCTCTGCCTTTTACGTACAGAGAAGCCAAACTCCCCAACTACGAAAAACGTCCCGGACCGCAATTGCAGCAAAACGCCGTCACTCCGCAGGAATCCATGAAACACATTCAGGTGCCGGCCGATTTTACCCTGGAATTGTTTGCCGCCGAACCTAACGTAATGCACCCCATCGCCATGAGCTGGGACGAGCGCGGACGATTGTATGTACTGATTACCAAAGATTATCCCAACGAACGCAAAGATACAGGGGGGACCGACTATATCCTGATCTGTGAAGATACCGACAAAGACGGCAAAGCTGACAAATTCACGCGTTTTGCCGAAGGATTGAGCATCCCCACCGGAATGGTCTTCGCCAACGGCGGTTTGATCGTCAGCCAGGCACCGCACATGCTCTTCCTGAAAGATACCAACGGCGATGATAAAGCCGACGAAAAGAAAATTTTGTTTTCAGGATTCGGTACAGGCGATACCCACGCCGGACCAAGCAACTTACACTACGGTTTTGACAACTGGATCTGGGGATGTGTGGGCTATTCAGGATTTGAAGGTAAGCTCAGAGACAACGCTGACAGCCTCAAATTCGGTCAGGCGTTCTTCCGCTTTAAGCCCGACGGCTCCAAAATGGAATGGGTGACCAGTACGTCCAACAACACCTGGGGTTTTGCCTTCAACGAAGCCGGTGACGTATTCGGCTCCACCGCCAACAACTCACACGGCTGGTACATGGCGATTCCGCACCGTTATTTTACGGGCAATACAGGCATGGGCCGCGACAATGGAAGCCGCGGAACAGATACCCACAAAGATATGAAGCCTATCACGCCGCGCGTTCGTCAGGTAGATGTTTTCGGCGGATTTACGGCCGCCGCCGGGCATAATTTCTATACGGCCCGGGCTTTTCCTAAAAAATACTGGAATCAAATCGCCTTTGTTGCCGAGCCAACGGGCCACGTACTGCACCAAAACCAAATGGTGAAAAAAGGAACCGATTACGAAGACAAAGAAGCCTTCAACCTCCTGGCCGGAGCCGACGAGTGGTTTTCGCCCGTTTTTGCCGAAGTAGGGCCGGACGGTGCCGTGTGGGTAGCCGACTGGTACAGTTTTATTATCCAGCACAATCCTACACCGCAGGGCTTTGGCAACGGAAAAGGAAATGCGTATGACACCGATTTGCGCGATTTCACCCACGGTCGGATTTATCGCGTAGGCTACAAACAGGCCCCCGCTTATACGCCTGTCAGCCTGAGCAAAGACCGCCCGGCCGAATTGGTGGCTACGCTGAAAAACTCCAATATGTTTTGGAGAAGCCACGCCCAGCGAATGTTGGTAGAGCGCGGCAACAAGGACGTTGTCCCCCAATTGATTGCTTTGGTAAACGACCCGTCTGTCGATGAAATCGGACTTAATCCTGCCGCCATTCATGCCCTTTGGGCTTTGCAGGGTTTGGGAGCGTTGAGCGACGAAAGCGTCCTGAAAGCCGTCACCGCCGCCTTAAAACATCCAAGTGCGGCCGTTCGCAAAAATGCCTTGCAGGTATTGCCTCCGACCGCGGCGACCGCACAGGCACTTTTAGCGAGCAATACCCTAAATGACAGTGAGCCGCTGGTGGTGCTGAACTCTCTTTTGAAATTTACCGAAACACCCTTAACCCCCGAAGTTGAAGAGGCCGTTTTGGCTCGTTTTGAAAGCTCAAACGAAGCCGACGACCGTTGGTTGCCGGATGCGTTTTCCATTATTTTGAATGCGCACGGCGGCAAATTGATGAAAACCTATCTGGCCAAACGAACCGTTGGCATGAAGGCCGAGTCGCAGAGCAAAGCCCCGGCTCCCATGAATCATGACCACAGCGCCATGCACGGACCAAATGCTTCTACGGCCCAAGCCGATGCCAATCACGCGGCTCACACGGCTACCAAGCCCGACTTGGCCATTACCAACATCACGACCAATCCTGCCCAGCCTTTTGTACGGGAGTCGGCAGCGGTGACCATTGAAATCACTAACAAAGGCGCGGCCCTTCCCAAAGAGCAGGTGCCGGTGGTAAAAGTTCAAATCGAAGGTCTGGGACTGAAAATCAATACCGTAAGTTATCAACTGAAAAACGGCATTGGTGCGGGAGAAACCATTCAATTGGTTGAAAACAACAACGGACCGTGGGTGGGTCGATTTGGATTTACGGCCGAACAGGCCGGTAAATTGCGCATCAGCGCTACGATTGATGCCGACAACCTGATTCCCGAAGAAGATGACGTGAAGAACAATTCGTTTACCAAAACCTTTGATGTCAAACGCCCCGCCAAACTTTCTGACTTTGCCTTGGAGCGTGCTGCCCGGAGTTATGCTTCTTCTGCGGTTAGCCCTGACTCGGTCGTTGCGTTGATTGCCAGAGCCAATACCTTAGACAGCGAGGCCCGTTATGCCATCTTGAAAGGAATTGTAAACGGCTGGAATCCACGTCGGAAAGTAACGACCAACGATGCCAACAAATTGCTGTTGGTGAGCACCAAAGAAACCATTTCGGAAGACCTTAAATCTAAGTTTTCGGGTATTGTGGAATCTTTCGGTGCCAATGCCTTGGTTCCGGTTGACCCTAATTTGCAGATCGTCAAAATCAAGTCGGTCAAAGAGGCGATGAAGTTTGACCTCAAAGAGTTTACGGTGATTGCCGGCAAGCCCGTTGAATTAACCTTCGACAACCCCGATGCCATGCAGCACAACCTCGTGATCATCAAGCCCAAATCAACGGATATTGTAGGAAATGCGGCCGATAAGATGATTACGCAAAAAGATGCGGCCGAGAAAAACTACGTTCCCAATCTGCCTCAGGTGATCGCGTTTACGCCGTTGGTCAATCCCGACCAAACCTACCGCCTTACCTTTACGGCTCCGACCGAACCGGGCAATTACCCCTATATCTGTACCTTCCCGGGCCACTGGCGCATCATGAATGGCGTCATGAAAGTAGTGAAAGAGGAAGTAAAAACAACGAGTAAATAG
- a CDS encoding TolB family protein produces MKKNSIWISLLGAHFAFSQTTATPKIKSNLEVMDVKSGKRQVILTAGWLLESPNWSKDGKFFVINSKGALEKISAKGESLGVITTDFANRCNNAHGISYDGKTVFFSYNDARVGLNNNSRIFKVPIEGGTPLLLTEKAPSFWHSVSRSGKNILYTAQRNGEWDIYKLPTAAGDEIRLTSTPGLEDSPAYGHDSKLIYFNSNRTGRMQLYRMKPDGTEQEQLTDDEFDNRSAHPSPDGKWLVYIAYLEDQKGKYPLGKEMKLRLLNLKTKQIKDLTEPFSGGQGTLNVPCWSSDSRRIVFVTYKVE; encoded by the coding sequence ATGAAAAAAAATAGTATTTGGATAAGCCTTTTGGGAGCCCACTTTGCTTTTTCCCAAACAACCGCTACCCCTAAAATTAAGAGTAACTTAGAAGTAATGGATGTGAAGAGCGGCAAAAGACAGGTGATCTTGACCGCCGGCTGGCTGCTCGAATCGCCTAACTGGTCGAAGGACGGCAAGTTTTTTGTGATCAACAGTAAAGGGGCGTTGGAAAAAATATCTGCGAAAGGAGAATCACTCGGAGTCATTACTACCGATTTCGCCAATCGGTGCAACAACGCTCACGGCATCAGCTATGACGGAAAGACTGTCTTCTTCAGCTACAACGACGCTCGGGTCGGTCTCAACAATAACTCACGTATTTTTAAGGTACCCATCGAAGGCGGTACGCCGCTGTTACTGACCGAAAAAGCCCCGTCTTTTTGGCACAGTGTGAGCCGTTCGGGAAAGAATATTCTGTATACTGCCCAACGCAACGGTGAATGGGATATTTATAAACTGCCGACTGCGGCAGGAGATGAAATACGCCTTACCTCAACGCCCGGGCTGGAAGACAGCCCGGCATACGGGCATGATTCCAAGCTGATCTATTTTAATTCCAACCGCACCGGACGGATGCAGCTGTATCGCATGAAGCCCGACGGCACCGAGCAGGAACAACTTACCGATGATGAGTTTGACAACCGGTCGGCGCACCCAAGTCCCGATGGCAAATGGCTGGTATATATAGCCTATTTGGAAGACCAAAAAGGAAAATATCCGTTGGGAAAAGAGATGAAATTGAGGTTGTTGAACCTTAAAACGAAACAGATCAAAGACCTGACGGAGCCTTTCTCCGGCGGGCAGGGTACGCTGAATGTGCCCTGCTGGTCGTCGGATAGCCGGAGAATAGTGTTCGTGACTTACAAAGTAGAGTGA
- a CDS encoding cytochrome-c peroxidase, with product MKKRVLSSWVAVALWGGVILLGCGGEKKREKTKAQDDIRKLAALPLEVPTPPDNLPSAEKAALGKLLFFDPILSGHKDVACATCHHPEFGFAESLEISIGANGRGAGSRRTFNAPNDIPFVKRNSQTVLNAAFNGLTLTAAADPANAPMFWDVRVRSLEKQSLEPIKALEEMRGHRYTSEAALDSVVNRLKKIGEYQRLFKEAFPMDSPITAENMARALAAYERTLVGGNSRFDRYLRGDKSALSLNELDGMQAFLKSGCAQCHNGPMLSDFKLHTLGVSDNEKLAQTDAGVDNQYKFRTPSLRNLRYTAPYMHSGKLKTLEQVLEFYEDLAGDKIRNPHVTKTQLDPIVDALRVDFKDISLIVEFLNTLNDDAFDRTLPAKVPSGLTPGGNLN from the coding sequence ATGAAAAAACGGGTTTTGAGTTCGTGGGTTGCGGTGGCTTTGTGGGGAGGGGTAATCCTCTTGGGCTGCGGGGGAGAAAAAAAGCGGGAAAAAACGAAGGCGCAGGATGATATACGTAAGCTCGCGGCACTACCCTTGGAGGTTCCGACACCGCCCGATAATCTACCGTCAGCCGAAAAAGCGGCTTTAGGAAAACTGCTGTTTTTCGACCCTATTCTGTCAGGTCATAAGGATGTGGCCTGCGCTACCTGTCATCATCCGGAGTTTGGTTTTGCCGAAAGCCTGGAGATTTCCATCGGAGCAAACGGCCGGGGCGCGGGCAGCCGGCGCACGTTCAATGCACCCAACGACATTCCTTTTGTCAAACGTAATTCGCAAACCGTTCTGAATGCAGCCTTTAACGGCCTTACCCTGACGGCGGCCGCTGATCCCGCCAATGCGCCCATGTTTTGGGATGTGCGGGTCAGGAGTCTGGAAAAGCAATCGCTGGAACCCATTAAGGCATTGGAAGAAATGCGCGGGCATCGGTATACATCGGAAGCAGCCCTCGACAGCGTGGTCAATCGCCTGAAAAAAATCGGAGAGTATCAGCGACTTTTTAAGGAGGCCTTTCCGATGGACTCACCCATTACGGCTGAAAATATGGCCAGGGCCCTTGCGGCTTACGAGCGTACGTTGGTGGGAGGGAACTCCCGTTTTGATCGGTACCTGAGAGGCGATAAAAGTGCACTTTCGCTCAACGAGCTGGACGGAATGCAGGCATTTCTGAAGTCAGGATGCGCCCAATGCCATAACGGTCCGATGCTTTCGGATTTCAAACTTCACACGTTGGGTGTTTCTGACAATGAAAAATTGGCACAGACCGATGCCGGAGTGGATAATCAATATAAATTCAGAACACCGAGCCTGCGAAATCTGCGCTATACGGCTCCCTACATGCACAGCGGAAAACTCAAGACGTTGGAGCAGGTGCTGGAGTTTTACGAAGATCTGGCGGGCGATAAGATTCGGAATCCGCACGTTACAAAAACACAGCTTGACCCGATTGTAGATGCCCTCAGGGTGGATTTCAAAGATATTTCGCTGATAGTGGAATTTTTAAACACGCTGAATGATGATGCCTTCGACCGAACCCTGCCCGCAAAAGTTCCCAGTGGCCTGACGCCCGGCGGCAACCTCAACTGA